In a genomic window of Pelotomaculum thermopropionicum SI:
- the CheY gene encoding FOG: CheY-like receiver — MRRKPMEILIVDDQAGVRYLLEIIVREAGHRAHTAQNGMEAVSLALSIRPQLIFMDVRMPVMGGLEALGKIKAAAPEIDVIIMTAYGSEETVSQAMELGAMCCLAKPFDVNEIKEIILEYMWRKANSSSSSITAASM, encoded by the coding sequence ATGAGGCGAAAGCCAATGGAAATCCTTATCGTCGACGATCAGGCGGGAGTGCGTTATTTGTTGGAAATTATCGTGAGGGAGGCGGGGCACCGGGCACATACGGCGCAAAACGGGATGGAGGCCGTTTCACTGGCGCTTTCAATTCGCCCCCAGCTTATCTTCATGGATGTACGAATGCCCGTAATGGGCGGCCTGGAGGCGCTGGGCAAGATTAAAGCCGCGGCTCCCGAAATCGATGTTATTATTATGACGGCTTACGGCTCGGAAGAGACCGTATCCCAGGCTATGGAACTGGGAGCAATGTGCTGCCTGGCCAAGCCGTTTGATGTAAATGAAATTAAAGAAATTATTCTGGAATACATGTGGAGAAAGGCAAACTCTTCCTCTTCCAGCATAACTGCTGCCAGCATGTAG
- a CDS encoding predicted ATPase or kinase, giving the protein MPVIKTFSPEETAGVGEKLAALLRPGDVICLNGDLGAGKTRLAQGVARGLGIEGPVTSPTFTLINEYQGGLTLYHIDVYRLDSPAEMEDLGCAEYFYGEGVTLVEWADKVKDLLPGERLDIYIKRSPEGEDVREIIAVPRGERYRYLAEELTKVVRAGD; this is encoded by the coding sequence TTGCCGGTAATAAAAACTTTTTCGCCGGAGGAGACCGCCGGGGTGGGTGAGAAACTGGCCGCACTGTTGCGGCCTGGGGATGTAATCTGCCTGAACGGCGATCTCGGCGCCGGCAAAACCAGGCTGGCGCAGGGCGTGGCCCGCGGCCTCGGCATAGAAGGCCCGGTGACCAGTCCTACTTTCACCTTAATTAACGAATATCAGGGCGGGCTGACCCTTTACCACATAGACGTCTATCGCCTTGACAGCCCCGCGGAAATGGAAGATCTGGGCTGTGCGGAGTATTTTTACGGTGAAGGCGTTACCCTGGTGGAATGGGCCGATAAGGTAAAGGACCTGCTTCCAGGCGAAAGGCTTGATATATACATAAAAAGGAGCCCGGAAGGCGAAGACGTCCGGGAAATTATCGCGGTGCCGCGGGGAGAAAGATACCGGTACCTGGCCGAGGAGTTGACCAAAGTTGTACGTGCTGGGGATTGA
- a CDS encoding inactive homolog of metal-dependent proteases (putative molecular chaperone), producing the protein MYVLGIESATPVAAAAVAGSAGILAERMVWNSRTHSVNLLPMIKAVLEDSGVGRESLAGIAVSGGPGSFTGLRIGMSTAKALAQVWGLPVVGISTLEVLAYPLAGCGSLICPVLNARKDEVYSAVYEYSGPAPACLKGPMAVSPAELVKILSAFDKPVMLVGDGTLAYGAVLKAGLGEAARFAPLSANFPRGAAVAELGLIAIREGRGIDPAGLLPEYIRPSAAEAAWQKKQSGRQNGERNL; encoded by the coding sequence TTGTACGTGCTGGGGATTGAATCCGCCACCCCGGTGGCGGCGGCGGCGGTGGCCGGCAGCGCAGGAATTCTGGCTGAAAGGATGGTGTGGAACAGCCGCACCCATTCTGTCAACCTGCTTCCCATGATTAAGGCGGTGCTGGAGGATTCCGGCGTCGGGCGCGAAAGCCTGGCCGGAATAGCTGTGTCGGGAGGGCCGGGGTCTTTTACCGGCCTTCGCATCGGCATGAGCACGGCCAAGGCCCTGGCCCAGGTGTGGGGCTTGCCTGTGGTTGGGATATCAACTTTGGAGGTGCTGGCCTATCCCCTGGCGGGGTGCGGCAGCCTGATCTGCCCCGTTCTGAACGCGCGCAAGGACGAGGTTTACAGCGCTGTTTACGAATATAGCGGCCCGGCCCCGGCCTGCCTGAAAGGGCCCATGGCCGTCAGCCCGGCGGAACTGGTTAAAATCCTTTCAGCGTTTGACAAGCCCGTAATGCTGGTGGGGGACGGCACTCTTGCATACGGTGCCGTTTTAAAGGCCGGCCTGGGGGAAGCAGCCCGGTTTGCCCCGCTTTCGGCAAATTTTCCCCGCGGGGCGGCGGTAGCCGAACTAGGCCTGATTGCAATAAGGGAAGGGCGCGGCATCGACCCCGCCGGCCTGCTGCCGGAATACATCAGGCCGTCCGCGGCGGAGGCGGCCTGGCAGAAAAAGCAGTCCGGGAGGCAAAACGGTGAACGTAACCTTTGA
- the RimI gene encoding acetyltransferases produces MWLILDEAHITNVAVHPEYRKNNIGRTLMLEMMRRAALMGAVRMTLEVRPSNAAARRLYASLGFEVKGIRRRYYTDTNEDAIIMWKEDLTGCENRA; encoded by the coding sequence ATGTGGCTTATACTCGACGAAGCGCACATCACCAACGTCGCGGTTCACCCTGAATACCGGAAAAATAATATCGGCAGGACGCTGATGCTGGAAATGATGAGGCGTGCCGCCCTTATGGGAGCCGTCAGAATGACCCTTGAGGTCCGCCCTTCCAATGCCGCCGCCAGGCGCCTTTATGCCTCCCTGGGCTTTGAGGTGAAGGGCATTCGCAGGCGTTATTACACGGATACTAACGAGGATGCCATCATTATGTGGAAAGAGGACCTGACCGGGTGTGAAAACAGGGCCTGA
- a CDS encoding hypothetical protein (containing FtsA resion (actin-like ATPase involved in cell division, COG0849)), which translates to MRFDYGGLKMGRVVPSPDNCIFALDIGTRTVIGIVALVESGRLRVAAQYAAEHESRSMFDGQIHDIARVADTVLEVKRNLEAKVGFRLTRAAIAAAGRSLVTRQCRVEMEIDGEAEIDAALVNSLETAGVKNAHREVESAGPGSAEKYFCVGYSVVKYYLNNYPITSLIGHRGSLIGADVLATFLPDSVVNGLYSVLRRVGLEPVNLTLEPIAAAEVVIPESLRLLNLALVDIGAGTSDIAISRKGAVVSYGMVPVAGDEITESISEALLVGFDEAEKIKRALEKGGTIGYKDILGVENTITAEEVAALIDPALDRLAAEIAAAIIELNGNEPPRTAFCIGGGSRLPGLTGKLAGKLGIEPQKVAVRGREAVGNLIVDEEGLEGPEGVTVVGIATVAVQRLGQQFIKIKVDGKEFSLFNSGGLSVSSALSMVEFNPRDLIGRNGRNLKFTLNGRPQVVYGGLAKPAEILVNGSRATLKTPIKEGDEITVLRARDGEDARAWVRDFLENPGGISVTLNGEPRVIRPVCILNGAEVPYDSEIKEGDSLDIKTVRTVGDLLEGMDLQDYAIMVNGAAAGPGYELKDGDSVSLFKRSSSGAEEAYRLIAEKKEESDPPGGREWITVRVQRQAGPA; encoded by the coding sequence TTGAGATTTGATTATGGTGGGCTGAAAATGGGCAGAGTGGTTCCCTCGCCGGATAACTGCATATTTGCCCTGGATATCGGGACCAGAACGGTAATCGGGATTGTCGCTCTGGTCGAGTCGGGCCGGCTGCGGGTGGCGGCCCAGTATGCCGCCGAGCACGAAAGCCGCTCGATGTTTGACGGGCAGATTCACGATATTGCCAGGGTGGCCGACACGGTGCTGGAGGTAAAAAGAAATTTGGAGGCAAAGGTGGGCTTCCGGCTGACCAGGGCGGCCATTGCCGCGGCCGGAAGGTCGCTGGTTACCAGGCAGTGCCGCGTTGAAATGGAAATTGACGGAGAAGCCGAAATTGACGCCGCCCTGGTAAACAGCCTGGAGACCGCCGGGGTGAAAAACGCCCACAGGGAGGTTGAGTCCGCCGGGCCCGGCAGCGCTGAGAAGTATTTTTGTGTGGGCTACAGTGTGGTCAAATATTATTTAAACAACTATCCGATTACCAGCCTGATCGGCCACCGGGGCAGTTTAATTGGGGCCGACGTCCTGGCCACCTTCCTGCCGGATTCGGTGGTAAACGGGCTTTATTCGGTCTTGCGGCGGGTCGGCCTGGAGCCGGTAAACCTCACCCTTGAGCCCATTGCCGCCGCCGAGGTGGTTATCCCGGAAAGCCTGCGGCTTTTGAACCTGGCCCTGGTGGATATAGGCGCCGGCACCTCCGACATAGCCATCAGCAGGAAGGGAGCGGTTGTTTCTTACGGCATGGTTCCGGTGGCCGGCGACGAGATTACCGAATCCATTTCAGAGGCCCTCCTGGTCGGATTTGACGAGGCCGAAAAGATCAAGCGGGCCCTGGAAAAGGGCGGGACAATAGGATACAAAGACATTCTAGGCGTGGAAAATACGATCACGGCAGAGGAGGTTGCGGCCCTGATCGATCCGGCGCTGGACAGGCTGGCCGCGGAAATTGCGGCCGCGATCATTGAGCTAAACGGCAACGAACCGCCCAGGACGGCCTTCTGCATAGGCGGCGGCTCGCGCCTCCCCGGCCTGACGGGCAAACTGGCCGGCAAACTGGGCATCGAGCCGCAAAAGGTGGCGGTGAGGGGCAGGGAGGCCGTCGGGAACCTCATTGTTGACGAAGAAGGGCTGGAGGGCCCGGAAGGGGTTACAGTTGTCGGCATAGCCACGGTTGCCGTGCAAAGGCTGGGGCAGCAGTTCATCAAAATAAAGGTGGACGGCAAGGAGTTCAGCCTGTTTAATTCCGGCGGCCTGAGCGTTTCCAGCGCCCTGAGCATGGTGGAGTTCAACCCGAGGGACTTAATTGGCCGCAACGGCAGGAATTTAAAGTTCACTTTAAACGGCAGGCCCCAGGTTGTGTACGGCGGCCTGGCCAAACCGGCTGAAATACTGGTGAACGGCAGCAGGGCCACCCTTAAGACGCCCATAAAAGAAGGGGACGAAATAACGGTGCTGCGGGCCAGGGACGGGGAGGATGCCAGGGCCTGGGTGCGGGATTTCCTGGAAAACCCCGGCGGCATCAGCGTTACCCTGAACGGCGAACCCAGGGTAATCCGGCCTGTTTGTATTTTAAACGGAGCGGAAGTGCCTTACGACAGCGAGATAAAGGAGGGCGACAGCCTGGATATTAAAACGGTCAGGACGGTTGGCGACCTGCTGGAAGGGATGGACCTGCAGGATTATGCCATTATGGTCAACGGCGCTGCGGCAGGTCCCGGCTATGAGCTGAAAGACGGGGACAGTGTCAGCCTTTTTAAAAGAAGCTCTTCCGGAGCGGAAGAAGCATACAGGTTAATTGCCGAAAAAAAAGAAGAATCAGATCCGCCGGGCGGCCGGGAATGGATAACCGTCAGGGTTCAACGGCAGGCCGGTCCAGCTTGA